The following proteins come from a genomic window of Neptunomonas concharum:
- a CDS encoding AAA family ATPase, whose product MSQQFYYEPPSRLQLVDKMAHLLRYSDFLVVISGPKGSGKSAVAKQLLAVAKSSDTRQIMMTLEGETSASQLAMFCARALSAEANEQDPLASLYEQSRALHEAGQHLSLLIDNAEWLNDEALELLSGLLISGSGKPQVVLSGEDALVRRLNSLGINELLEGRLHNEQLTSFVEAEAREFLELRFPNLPKLSTKQFKAVFQASSGYPGRLTSAASALYRSGRIEDKKFSLPLPVPHLAGIGTVLFAVLAASFWQFSKDEPDSEPQIVAGRVSVPIDVNIDQADAPEIEGDTASLDMRSELSKRLAEQERQLEEKVRVEAEKSLEVTAKIVDADPAPAPAPAPAPAPAPAPAPAPAPAPAPAPAPAPAPAPAPAPAPAPAPAPAPAPAPAPAPAPTPVVAVAKPKPPEVKIAQKTPAATISKDTSNNPWLKEDQLLSWPSNGYTLQLLGARSEESVNEFMASLKNSNKLYYFKTVFKGAPWHVVVYGQYANKQAANRAVAGLPEELRKLKPWARSIKGVQQDIRKK is encoded by the coding sequence ATGAGCCAGCAGTTTTACTATGAGCCGCCAAGCCGCTTGCAGTTAGTAGATAAAATGGCTCACCTACTAAGATACTCGGATTTCTTAGTGGTGATATCAGGGCCTAAAGGTAGCGGTAAGAGTGCGGTTGCTAAACAGCTATTAGCGGTGGCTAAGTCATCAGATACGCGACAGATCATGATGACATTGGAAGGAGAAACCAGTGCCAGTCAGCTGGCTATGTTTTGCGCTCGTGCATTATCCGCAGAAGCGAATGAGCAGGACCCGTTAGCATCACTCTATGAGCAGAGTAGAGCATTACATGAGGCAGGGCAGCATCTTAGCCTTCTCATTGATAACGCTGAATGGCTTAATGATGAAGCGTTAGAGCTATTATCGGGCTTATTAATTTCAGGCTCAGGCAAGCCGCAAGTTGTTTTATCCGGTGAGGACGCGCTAGTACGTCGTCTGAATTCTTTGGGTATTAATGAGTTACTGGAAGGTCGGCTGCATAACGAACAGCTCACCTCGTTCGTCGAGGCTGAAGCCAGAGAATTTCTGGAGCTACGCTTTCCTAACTTACCCAAATTATCTACAAAGCAGTTCAAGGCGGTTTTTCAAGCATCTTCGGGCTATCCGGGGCGTTTGACTTCGGCAGCCTCTGCGCTATATCGCTCCGGCCGCATAGAGGATAAAAAATTCTCGTTACCTCTGCCTGTGCCGCACCTTGCCGGAATAGGAACGGTACTCTTTGCTGTATTGGCGGCCTCATTTTGGCAGTTTTCTAAGGATGAGCCTGATAGCGAGCCTCAAATCGTAGCAGGGCGAGTATCTGTTCCAATTGACGTAAATATTGATCAAGCGGACGCTCCCGAAATTGAGGGTGATACTGCGTCGTTGGATATGCGAAGTGAACTATCCAAGCGTTTGGCGGAGCAAGAGAGGCAGTTAGAGGAAAAAGTACGTGTTGAGGCAGAAAAAAGTCTGGAAGTTACAGCTAAAATTGTAGACGCTGATCCAGCTCCAGCTCCAGCTCCAGCTCCAGCTCCAGCTCCAGCTCCAGCTCCAGCTCCAGCTCCAGCTCCAGCTCCAGCTCCAGCTCCAGCTCCAGCTCCAGCTCCAGCTCCAGCTCCAGCTCCAGCTCCAGCTCCAGCTCCAGCTCCAGCTCCAGCTCCAGCTCCAGCTCCAGCTCCAGCTCCAACACCTGTCGTAGCCGTCGCAAAACCCAAACCGCCTGAGGTTAAGATAGCCCAAAAGACACCGGCTGCGACTATTTCTAAAGACACAAGCAATAATCCGTGGCTAAAAGAGGATCAGCTTTTGTCGTGGCCATCCAATGGTTACACTTTGCAGCTCTTGGGTGCACGCTCCGAAGAGAGTGTGAACGAATTTATGGCATCTTTAAAAAATAGTAATAAGCTTTACTACTTCAAAACGGTGTTTAAGGGAGCGCCTTGGCACGTTGTAGTCTATGGGCAGTATGCTAACAAGCAGGCAGCTAACCGCGCAGTAGCAGGTTTGCCAGAGGAGCTTCGAAAACTGAAACCATGGGCAAGGAGTATTAAGGGTGTTCAGCAGGATATAAGGAAAAAATAG
- the gltB gene encoding glutamate synthase large subunit, giving the protein MSTGLYRPGEFKDNCGFGLMAHLEGEASHDLLQKAIQALACMTHRGGIAADGKTGDGCGLLMQKPDSFLRAAAKRDLGVDLSEQYAVGMVFMSHEAALAETARQTINRELEAQGLKVVGWRVVPTDVSCLGPIAKDTMPRIEQVFVEGGGKTEREFGISLFVARRKAEIALSNDPDFYICSLSDKVISYKGLTMPVDLPVFYKDLADESLATAVCTYHQRFSTNTAPRWPLAQPFRFLAHNGEINTVEGNRNWARARARKFETELLPNLEELQPIVNTTGSDSSSMDNMLEFLMVGGIDIYRAVRMIVPPAWQNVDTMDTELRSFYEYNSMHMEPWDGPAGMVMTNGRVAVCMLDRNGLRPSRWVMTKQGYICTASEIGVFDYEPGDIVAQGRVGPGQILAIDTQNGEILHTADVDNRLKKAQPYKQWLKENALRLEQTMNLKEESQSFRDMPPEEVKMNMKMFQVTFEERDHVIRPLGESGMEAVGSMGDDKPMAVLSNRVRSVYDYFRQQFAQVTNPPIDPLREAIVMSLETCLGREQNVFEETPAHARRVILTTPVLSASKFRRLRDNTVSGFEVAKISLNYDPSEMGLKEALLSVTDKAEQAVRDGKVLVILTDAHIEPGQLPIHAAMATGAVHHRLIDTGLRCDANIIVETATARDPHHFAVLFGFGATAVYPFLVYRVLNELCASGEIALAPLDSHENYRKGINKGLMKILSKMGISTIASYRGAQLFEAIGLNSDIVDLCFKGVTSRIEGAGFEDFEFEQSLLAQEANTARKPIQQGGLLKYMHDGEYHAYNPDVVRTIHEAVESGDPAKYQIYADLVNNRGVATLRDMLSLKKDVKAIPLDQVEPIEAILKRFDSAAMSLGALSPEAHEALAVAMNELGGRSNSGEGGEDPARHGTMKRSKIKQVASGRFGVTPEYLMSAEVMQIKVAQGAKPGEGGQLPGGKVNDLIARLRFSVPGVTLISPPPHHDIYSIEDLAQLIFDLKQINPDALVSVKLVSRPGVGTIACGVAKAYADLITISGYDGGTAASPLTSIHYAGSPWELGLSDAHQSLRGNHLRGKIRLQTDGGLKTGLDVVKAAMLGAESFGFGTMPMVALGCKFLRICHLNNCATGVATQDEKLRQDHFRGTVEMVKNFFRFVAEETRQWMAKMGVRTMEELVGRVDLLEAIEGFTPKQQKLDLSPIISDGGVPAEYPHTCQQAKNEPYDSGDLNTHMLELALESIERKAGGEWQLTITNCDRSVGARTSGAIAKKYSNLGMEDQPVTFRFKGHAGQSFGVWNAGGQYLYLEGDANDYVGKGMAGGKLVLSPFSEVTFKSNETSIMGNTCLYGATGGKLFAAGRAGERFAVRNSGCHAVIEGAGDHCCEYMTGGLVTVLGPTGYNFGAGMTGGFAYVLDQDNTFVDKYNHELVEIHRIHTEQMEIYKNHLRSVIIEFAKETGSQWGQEIIDNFDDYIARFWLVKPKAAGINDLLNSVRKRPE; this is encoded by the coding sequence ATGAGCACAGGTCTGTATCGCCCCGGTGAGTTTAAGGATAACTGTGGCTTCGGTCTGATGGCGCACCTTGAGGGTGAAGCCAGTCATGATCTATTACAAAAAGCGATTCAAGCCCTCGCTTGTATGACCCATCGTGGTGGCATCGCCGCGGATGGTAAGACAGGTGATGGTTGTGGTCTGCTAATGCAGAAGCCGGACAGCTTTTTAAGAGCGGCTGCGAAGCGTGACTTAGGTGTCGATTTGTCTGAGCAGTATGCAGTTGGCATGGTGTTTATGTCGCATGAGGCTGCGCTGGCTGAGACAGCTCGCCAAACCATCAACCGTGAGCTTGAGGCACAAGGGTTAAAGGTAGTCGGCTGGCGTGTCGTGCCAACGGATGTCTCCTGTCTAGGCCCCATCGCAAAAGATACGATGCCTCGCATCGAGCAGGTTTTTGTTGAAGGTGGAGGCAAAACTGAGCGTGAGTTTGGTATTAGCCTGTTTGTAGCACGTCGTAAGGCGGAAATAGCCCTTAGCAATGACCCTGACTTTTATATATGTAGCTTGTCGGACAAAGTCATTTCCTACAAAGGTTTGACCATGCCTGTTGATCTGCCCGTCTTTTATAAAGATTTGGCTGATGAGTCATTGGCAACTGCAGTGTGTACTTACCACCAGCGCTTCTCTACAAATACGGCTCCTCGTTGGCCGCTGGCTCAGCCTTTCCGCTTTTTGGCTCACAACGGTGAGATCAATACTGTAGAGGGTAACCGTAATTGGGCTCGAGCACGTGCACGTAAGTTTGAAACGGAACTACTACCTAACTTGGAAGAGTTGCAGCCTATTGTAAATACCACAGGTTCTGACTCCTCAAGTATGGATAATATGCTTGAGTTTCTCATGGTAGGCGGTATTGATATTTATCGTGCAGTGCGCATGATTGTCCCGCCTGCATGGCAAAACGTTGACACCATGGATACAGAGTTACGCTCTTTCTATGAATACAATTCCATGCATATGGAACCGTGGGACGGCCCAGCAGGCATGGTAATGACTAACGGTCGTGTGGCTGTATGTATGCTTGACCGTAACGGTTTGCGCCCATCGCGCTGGGTCATGACGAAGCAAGGATATATCTGTACGGCTTCTGAGATCGGTGTGTTTGATTATGAGCCGGGCGATATAGTCGCACAAGGCCGTGTTGGGCCCGGTCAGATCTTGGCGATCGATACGCAAAACGGTGAAATACTGCATACTGCGGATGTTGATAATCGACTGAAGAAGGCACAACCGTACAAGCAGTGGTTAAAAGAAAATGCGTTGCGCCTCGAGCAGACCATGAATCTCAAAGAGGAGTCTCAGTCCTTCCGTGATATGCCGCCGGAAGAGGTTAAGATGAACATGAAAATGTTCCAAGTTACCTTTGAAGAGCGTGATCATGTTATTCGCCCTCTTGGCGAATCCGGTATGGAAGCCGTTGGTTCCATGGGTGATGACAAGCCAATGGCTGTGTTGTCTAACCGTGTGCGTTCTGTTTATGACTACTTCCGTCAGCAGTTTGCGCAAGTGACCAACCCGCCAATCGACCCTCTGCGTGAAGCGATCGTTATGTCGCTTGAAACCTGCTTAGGTCGTGAGCAAAACGTATTTGAAGAAACACCCGCTCATGCGCGTCGTGTTATCTTAACTACGCCGGTACTTTCAGCGTCCAAATTCCGTCGTTTACGAGACAATACCGTATCAGGTTTTGAAGTGGCGAAAATCAGCCTCAACTATGACCCGTCAGAGATGGGGTTGAAAGAGGCGCTGCTTTCTGTGACGGATAAGGCAGAACAAGCGGTTCGTGATGGAAAAGTACTGGTCATCTTGACGGACGCACACATTGAGCCAGGGCAGTTACCTATTCATGCTGCAATGGCAACGGGGGCTGTACACCACCGTCTTATCGATACAGGTTTGCGCTGTGATGCCAATATCATTGTTGAGACGGCTACTGCTAGAGACCCGCACCACTTTGCTGTGTTGTTTGGTTTTGGTGCAACGGCAGTTTATCCATTTTTGGTGTATCGCGTCCTTAATGAGTTGTGTGCTTCGGGTGAGATTGCATTGGCGCCTTTGGATAGCCATGAAAACTACCGTAAGGGTATCAATAAAGGCCTGATGAAAATCCTGTCGAAGATGGGTATTTCAACGATTGCCTCCTACCGTGGTGCACAGCTATTTGAAGCGATTGGCCTGAATTCAGATATCGTAGATCTGTGCTTCAAGGGTGTAACCAGCCGTATCGAGGGTGCTGGGTTTGAGGACTTCGAGTTTGAGCAATCATTGCTTGCTCAGGAAGCCAATACTGCTCGCAAACCTATCCAGCAAGGCGGTTTGCTCAAGTATATGCATGATGGTGAATATCATGCCTATAATCCGGATGTTGTTCGCACCATTCATGAAGCTGTAGAGTCAGGTGACCCAGCAAAATATCAGATCTATGCGGACTTGGTTAATAACCGCGGTGTTGCAACATTACGCGATATGCTTTCGCTGAAGAAAGATGTTAAAGCGATACCTCTGGATCAAGTTGAGCCCATTGAAGCGATATTGAAGCGCTTTGATTCGGCGGCGATGTCATTAGGAGCTCTGTCGCCAGAAGCGCATGAAGCGTTAGCGGTTGCCATGAATGAACTGGGTGGCCGTTCTAATTCCGGTGAGGGTGGGGAAGACCCAGCGCGACACGGAACGATGAAACGCTCCAAAATTAAACAAGTTGCCTCTGGTCGTTTTGGCGTTACGCCAGAGTACCTGATGAGCGCTGAAGTGATGCAAATTAAGGTCGCGCAAGGTGCTAAGCCGGGTGAAGGTGGGCAGTTGCCGGGTGGTAAGGTTAATGACCTAATCGCACGTTTACGCTTCTCTGTGCCGGGGGTAACGCTGATTTCACCGCCGCCTCATCATGATATCTATTCGATTGAAGATTTAGCGCAGCTGATCTTTGACTTGAAACAGATCAATCCTGATGCCTTGGTTTCGGTTAAGTTGGTATCGCGACCAGGCGTCGGTACGATCGCGTGTGGCGTGGCTAAAGCATACGCAGACCTGATTACGATATCTGGCTATGACGGTGGTACAGCAGCGTCACCGCTGACGTCGATCCATTATGCGGGTTCTCCTTGGGAATTGGGCTTATCGGATGCGCATCAATCGCTTCGTGGTAACCACCTGCGCGGTAAAATTCGCTTGCAAACAGACGGTGGTCTCAAAACCGGTTTGGATGTTGTTAAAGCGGCGATGCTCGGTGCTGAAAGCTTTGGTTTTGGCACGATGCCAATGGTGGCATTGGGCTGTAAGTTCTTGCGTATCTGTCATTTGAATAACTGTGCGACAGGTGTTGCAACACAAGACGAAAAACTGCGTCAGGATCATTTCCGTGGTACCGTCGAAATGGTGAAGAACTTCTTCCGTTTTGTGGCTGAAGAAACGCGGCAGTGGATGGCGAAGATGGGTGTTCGCACCATGGAAGAACTCGTCGGTCGTGTCGATCTGCTGGAAGCGATAGAAGGCTTTACACCTAAACAACAGAAGCTGGACCTAAGCCCAATCATTAGTGATGGTGGTGTGCCTGCGGAATATCCGCATACTTGCCAGCAAGCTAAGAACGAGCCTTATGACAGCGGTGATCTTAATACGCACATGCTTGAATTAGCACTAGAGAGTATTGAGCGGAAAGCCGGTGGTGAGTGGCAGCTTACCATTACTAACTGTGACCGTTCGGTAGGTGCTCGTACGTCAGGCGCTATTGCTAAAAAATATAGCAATTTAGGTATGGAAGATCAGCCAGTTACTTTCCGCTTTAAAGGTCATGCTGGTCAGTCTTTCGGTGTGTGGAATGCAGGTGGTCAGTATCTCTACCTTGAAGGTGATGCTAACGACTACGTGGGTAAAGGCATGGCCGGTGGTAAGCTGGTTCTGAGCCCATTCTCTGAAGTGACATTCAAGTCTAACGAAACCTCCATTATGGGTAATACCTGTTTGTATGGAGCAACGGGCGGTAAATTGTTTGCAGCAGGCCGTGCGGGTGAGCGCTTTGCTGTTCGAAACTCTGGCTGCCATGCCGTGATCGAAGGTGCCGGAGATCACTGTTGTGAATATATGACTGGAGGTCTTGTCACCGTTCTTGGGCCGACAGGTTATAACTTCGGTGCCGGTATGACAGGTGGTTTCGCCTATGTCTTGGATCAGGACAATACCTTTGTGGATAAGTACAACCACGAATTGGTAGAGATTCACCGTATTCACACGGAACAGATGGAGATCTATAAGAACCATCTACGTTCGGTCATTATTGAGTTCGCCAAAGAGACAGGTAGCCAGTGGGGGCAGGAGATCATCGATAACTTTGATGATTACATTGCTCGCTTCTGGTTGGTCAAGCCGAAGGCTGCCGGAATCAATGATCTTCTGAATAGCGTCCGTAAGCGTCCTGAATAA
- a CDS encoding FAD-dependent oxidoreductase produces MTERLNNDFQFLDVSREGPKKVKASVRKKQFAEIYEPFPKENACEQAHRCLDCGNPYCSWKCPVHNHIPDWLQLVSEGNIIQAAELSHQTNSLPEVCGRVCPQDRLCEGACTLNDGFGAVTIGSVEKYITDTAFAMGWRPDLSDVPKTDKKVAIIGAGPAGLAAADVLVRNGVTPVVFDRNPEIGGLLTFGIPEFKLEKNVMSRRREIFTDMGVEFRLETEVGKDISVQDLIDQYDAVFLGMGTYTYMKGGFPGEDLEGVYDALPYLISNVNHCLGFEKDPSEYISMKGKQVVVLGGGDTAMDCNRTSIRQEAKRVTCAYRRDEANMPGSKREVENAREEGVKFLFNRQPVEVVGENGKVSGVKVVTTQMGEPDENGRQRAEVVPGSEEVLEADAVLVAFGFRPSPAPWFADFGIDLHEDGRVIAPEKPQLGRQPFQTSNDKVFAGGDMVRGSDLVVTAIWEGRKAAEGIMDYLKV; encoded by the coding sequence ATGACTGAACGTCTTAACAACGATTTCCAGTTCCTCGACGTATCCCGAGAAGGCCCGAAAAAGGTCAAAGCGTCTGTTCGTAAAAAACAGTTCGCTGAAATTTATGAACCCTTTCCTAAAGAGAATGCGTGCGAACAGGCGCATCGCTGTTTAGATTGCGGTAACCCATATTGCTCATGGAAGTGCCCTGTGCACAACCATATTCCTGACTGGCTGCAGTTAGTGTCTGAGGGCAATATTATTCAGGCGGCAGAATTAAGCCATCAGACCAACTCTTTACCTGAAGTATGTGGCCGCGTTTGTCCACAGGATCGTTTATGTGAAGGCGCATGTACGCTGAATGATGGATTTGGTGCGGTGACCATTGGTTCGGTGGAGAAATATATCACCGATACGGCGTTTGCCATGGGGTGGCGACCAGATTTGTCTGATGTGCCTAAAACGGACAAAAAAGTTGCGATTATTGGCGCGGGCCCAGCGGGATTAGCGGCTGCTGATGTGCTTGTTCGTAATGGCGTAACGCCTGTGGTTTTTGATCGTAACCCTGAAATTGGCGGTTTGCTGACCTTTGGTATTCCTGAGTTTAAACTCGAAAAGAATGTCATGTCTCGTCGCCGTGAAATCTTCACTGACATGGGGGTGGAGTTCCGTCTTGAAACGGAAGTTGGCAAAGATATCTCCGTGCAAGACTTGATTGATCAGTACGATGCGGTCTTCTTGGGTATGGGAACGTATACCTATATGAAAGGTGGCTTCCCCGGTGAAGATCTTGAAGGTGTGTATGATGCACTGCCTTATCTGATTTCAAATGTTAATCACTGCCTTGGCTTTGAAAAAGACCCATCTGAATATATCAGCATGAAGGGTAAACAAGTGGTTGTTCTTGGTGGTGGCGATACGGCGATGGATTGTAACCGTACCTCTATTCGCCAAGAAGCGAAGCGTGTTACTTGTGCTTATCGTCGTGATGAAGCCAATATGCCAGGTTCTAAGCGTGAGGTTGAAAACGCACGTGAAGAGGGCGTGAAGTTCCTCTTTAACCGCCAGCCTGTGGAAGTTGTGGGTGAAAACGGCAAAGTGTCCGGCGTTAAAGTGGTCACAACGCAAATGGGTGAGCCAGACGAGAATGGTCGTCAGCGCGCAGAGGTTGTACCAGGCTCAGAAGAGGTGCTTGAAGCAGATGCAGTATTGGTTGCGTTTGGCTTCCGTCCTAGCCCTGCGCCTTGGTTTGCAGATTTCGGGATTGATCTGCATGAGGATGGACGTGTCATTGCACCTGAAAAACCACAGCTGGGTCGTCAGCCATTCCAGACCAGCAATGATAAAGTGTTTGCAGGTGGTGATATGGTGCGCGGATCTGATCTGGTGGTTACCGCTATTTGGGAAGGGCGCAAAGCCGCTGAAGGGATAATGGATTACTTGAAAGTGTAA
- a CDS encoding PLP-dependent aminotransferase family protein — protein sequence MITLSQRTQKMSPSYIREILNATQQPDMISFAGGLPDESLFPKQRLQDAAAKMLADTRCFQYGETQGDPKLREWIKNHQIPDTLEVIITTGSQQALDLIARAYLNPGDTVLVETPCYLGALQVFELAEASIITLPQTISGPDIEQLEQILQQHTPKLFYSVPDFHNPSGRCWSLETRQAVAHLLNTYSTLFIEDAPYRALRYEGDHIAQVSDLTDAPTIRLGSFSKVATPGMRIGYAAGAATCIQPLILLKQAADLHSTLPIQRMMYHLLADGLLEEHLPRLVHHYREKSLVMTHMLRKTLGDRISLSDPVGGMFLWGELHGISAHALAKASLENGVAIVPGDVFYPSGHEGPEALRLNFTHASISMIEEGIKRLTHAANML from the coding sequence ATGATCACTTTATCACAACGTACACAGAAGATGTCGCCGTCTTATATCCGTGAGATTCTCAATGCCACTCAGCAACCAGACATGATCTCATTTGCAGGCGGTTTACCCGATGAATCCCTTTTTCCAAAGCAAAGACTTCAAGATGCCGCTGCAAAAATGCTCGCCGATACTCGCTGCTTTCAGTATGGCGAAACTCAGGGCGATCCAAAACTTAGAGAATGGATCAAAAATCATCAGATACCTGACACACTTGAGGTCATTATCACGACAGGTTCGCAGCAGGCGTTGGATTTGATTGCCAGAGCATACCTAAATCCCGGCGATACCGTATTGGTAGAAACGCCCTGCTATCTTGGTGCGCTACAAGTATTTGAGTTAGCCGAGGCTAGCATCATTACGCTGCCGCAGACCATATCCGGTCCTGATATCGAGCAATTAGAGCAAATACTCCAGCAACATACCCCGAAACTCTTTTATTCCGTTCCCGACTTTCATAATCCATCGGGCAGATGCTGGAGCTTAGAAACGCGTCAGGCGGTTGCTCACTTACTTAATACTTATAGCACATTATTTATCGAGGATGCTCCCTATAGAGCATTACGTTATGAGGGTGATCATATTGCTCAAGTATCTGATCTCACTGATGCGCCGACTATTCGATTAGGGTCTTTCTCTAAAGTTGCGACACCCGGTATGCGCATAGGCTATGCAGCAGGCGCGGCCACTTGTATACAGCCACTTATCTTACTCAAGCAAGCGGCAGACCTGCACTCTACCTTACCTATTCAGCGAATGATGTATCACCTGCTAGCAGATGGCTTACTTGAAGAACACTTACCTCGACTCGTACACCATTACAGAGAGAAGAGCTTAGTAATGACCCATATGTTACGCAAGACACTGGGAGATCGGATCTCCCTATCCGACCCGGTAGGGGGCATGTTCCTATGGGGAGAGTTACATGGGATCAGCGCACACGCTTTAGCCAAAGCTTCATTAGAAAACGGGGTTGCGATCGTCCCCGGCGATGTATTTTACCCCAGCGGACATGAGGGACCAGAGGCTCTGAGGCTAAATTTCACCCATGCTTCAATCAGTATGATTGAAGAAGGTATTAAGCGACTCACTCATGCCGCTAACATGCTATAA
- a CDS encoding AraC family transcriptional regulator — MDAGKLRHQTRINDVLYHIHSDISAPLNAKDLAKVAAYSTYHFHRVFKEVTGENLNDYIRRSRLERAANLLIYEPSSNVLEVASRCGFLSHASFTHAFKKQFGSSPREWRNGGYSHYKQAHSDVKRRDIEALGEELKLPAVTIRHIKAWRVAYVRHQGYDRSICEAWGLLQQWALKHCIDFQRAQMLGLHPSNPDIVPLDRCRYLACIEVDETVWRQGKVGVMMIPSGMHAVIEASGRLGDLLPVLHAFYHRWLPQSGYQLGQTPAYAIYRRNQFLDENEIFELEYAVPIVAV; from the coding sequence GTGGACGCAGGAAAGTTACGACACCAAACGAGAATCAATGATGTGTTGTACCATATACACAGTGATATCAGCGCCCCTTTGAATGCTAAGGATCTGGCTAAAGTCGCGGCTTATTCTACCTATCATTTCCATCGTGTCTTTAAAGAGGTGACGGGGGAGAATTTAAATGACTATATTCGGCGTAGTCGATTGGAGCGAGCGGCTAACTTACTCATTTATGAGCCATCTTCCAATGTCTTAGAGGTGGCTTCACGCTGTGGCTTTCTCTCTCATGCTTCATTTACCCATGCCTTTAAAAAACAGTTTGGTTCATCACCAAGAGAATGGCGTAACGGTGGCTACTCTCACTACAAACAAGCCCACTCTGATGTGAAACGTCGGGATATCGAAGCGTTAGGAGAGGAGCTTAAATTACCCGCTGTTACCATACGCCATATAAAAGCGTGGCGCGTAGCGTATGTTAGGCACCAAGGGTACGATCGCTCTATATGTGAGGCTTGGGGGCTTTTGCAACAGTGGGCGCTTAAGCATTGTATTGATTTTCAGCGTGCGCAAATGTTGGGACTACATCCATCTAACCCCGATATCGTACCCTTAGATAGATGTCGTTACTTAGCCTGTATTGAAGTTGATGAGACAGTGTGGCGACAAGGTAAAGTGGGCGTAATGATGATCCCATCAGGAATGCATGCTGTTATAGAAGCGTCTGGGCGTTTAGGGGATTTGCTGCCCGTTTTACATGCTTTTTACCATCGTTGGTTACCGCAGAGCGGTTATCAGCTAGGTCAAACACCGGCGTACGCTATTTATCGACGCAATCAATTTCTTGATGAAAACGAGATATTTGAATTGGAGTATGCCGTCCCTATCGTTGCTGTTTAA
- the putP gene encoding sodium/proline symporter PutP has product MIENNGAIIGTFIVYLGLMLAIGVYAYKRTSNSSDYFLGGRSLGPWPAALSAGASDMSGWLLLGLPGYAFAAGYESLWLAGGLLLGTWLNWLLVAKRLRTYSIEADDALTLPEFFAKRFEDKSNLLQVISAFFILLFFLFYTSSGLVAGGKLFETVFGLDYTWAVIIGTVCVVSYTLFGGFLAVSWTDLVQGLLMAAALLIVPIIAIQTEGGFGAMFSALEAKNPELLTLWNDAKGEPLTAIAIISLAAWGLGYFGQPHILARFAAIRSNEEIPTARRIAVIWSALAMIGAMLVGLVGIIYVDNQLGGNLGDGEKIFMLLVNAIFHPVVAGILLAAILAAIMSTADSQLLVSSSALAEDFYKQVFRKDASQQEVVMVGRIAVIGLSVVALMLAMNPESSVLGLVSYAWAGFGAAFGPTLILSLYWKRMNRLGALAGVLVGGITVVLWKQVSGGIFDIYEIVPGIIFATIAIIIVSLVTTEPSASVQARFDRFKNQL; this is encoded by the coding sequence ATGATTGAAAACAACGGCGCCATTATTGGCACCTTTATCGTCTACTTAGGCTTGATGCTTGCCATCGGCGTCTATGCATATAAACGCACATCCAACTCATCTGATTATTTTCTTGGCGGTCGCTCATTAGGACCTTGGCCGGCAGCGCTTTCCGCTGGAGCCTCTGATATGAGTGGCTGGCTACTGCTCGGTTTACCAGGCTACGCTTTTGCCGCAGGCTATGAATCGCTGTGGCTGGCTGGCGGTTTATTGCTGGGCACGTGGCTGAACTGGTTATTGGTAGCTAAACGCTTACGTACTTACAGTATTGAAGCGGATGATGCCCTGACATTACCCGAGTTTTTTGCTAAGCGCTTTGAAGATAAGTCAAATCTGCTACAAGTTATTTCAGCGTTCTTTATTTTGCTTTTCTTCCTTTTCTATACAAGCTCAGGACTGGTTGCAGGTGGGAAGTTGTTTGAAACGGTCTTCGGCCTTGATTACACCTGGGCGGTAATTATAGGTACGGTCTGTGTCGTATCTTATACCCTGTTTGGCGGCTTCTTAGCGGTTTCATGGACGGATCTGGTGCAGGGCTTGCTTATGGCAGCCGCACTATTAATCGTCCCTATTATTGCCATTCAAACGGAGGGCGGTTTTGGTGCGATGTTTAGCGCCTTGGAGGCAAAAAACCCTGAACTGCTGACCCTATGGAATGATGCAAAAGGCGAGCCGCTAACAGCTATCGCGATTATCTCCTTAGCGGCTTGGGGCTTAGGCTACTTTGGACAACCTCATATTCTTGCACGTTTTGCTGCGATTCGGAGCAATGAAGAGATTCCGACAGCACGACGTATTGCCGTAATTTGGTCTGCCTTAGCAATGATTGGCGCCATGCTCGTGGGCTTAGTGGGTATTATCTATGTGGATAATCAGCTAGGCGGAAACTTAGGTGACGGCGAAAAAATCTTCATGTTGCTGGTCAATGCAATTTTCCACCCTGTGGTTGCTGGTATCCTGCTTGCCGCCATTCTGGCTGCCATCATGAGTACAGCAGACTCCCAACTTTTGGTTTCTTCATCTGCTCTGGCCGAAGACTTTTACAAACAGGTTTTCCGCAAAGATGCCTCTCAGCAAGAGGTGGTGATGGTAGGACGTATTGCCGTCATCGGCCTATCCGTTGTTGCACTGATGCTCGCCATGAACCCCGAAAGCTCTGTTCTAGGCCTTGTTTCCTATGCATGGGCAGGCTTTGGTGCAGCCTTTGGTCCAACACTGATATTAAGCCTTTATTGGAAACGGATGAATCGTTTAGGCGCGTTGGCCGGTGTACTCGTTGGCGGCATTACAGTCGTTCTGTGGAAACAAGTGAGCGGTGGAATTTTTGATATCTATGAAATCGTACCTGGCATTATCTTTGCCACGATCGCCATTATCATCGTCAGCTTGGTAACCACTGAGCCATCAGCGTCAGTACAAGCACGTTTTGACCGCTTTAAAAATCAGCTGTAA